One Streptomyces sp. V4I8 genomic window carries:
- a CDS encoding ABC transporter ATP-binding protein — MSDVLELQDVSVVREGRALVDQVSWSVKEGERWVILGPNGAGKTTLLNLASSYLFPSTGTATILGETLGKPGTDVFELRPRIGVAGIAMTEKLPKRQTVLQTVLTAAYGMTATWNEDYEDVDEQRARAFLDRLGMSDYVDRKFGTLSEGERKRTLISRALMADPELLLLDEPAAGLDLGGREDLVRRLGRLARDPIAPSMLMVTHHVEEIPPGFTHVLMIRQGKVLAAGPMELELTSRNLSLCFGLPLVVEQVGDRWTAQGLPLS; from the coding sequence TCCGTGAGGGCCGGGCTCTGGTGGACCAGGTCTCCTGGTCGGTCAAGGAGGGCGAGCGCTGGGTCATCCTCGGCCCCAACGGCGCCGGCAAGACCACCCTCCTGAACCTCGCCTCCAGCTACCTCTTCCCGTCCACGGGCACCGCCACCATCCTCGGCGAGACCCTCGGCAAGCCCGGCACCGACGTCTTCGAGCTGCGCCCGCGCATCGGCGTGGCCGGCATCGCCATGACCGAGAAGCTGCCCAAGCGCCAGACCGTCCTCCAGACCGTCCTGACCGCCGCGTACGGCATGACCGCCACCTGGAACGAGGACTACGAGGACGTCGACGAGCAGCGCGCCCGCGCCTTCCTCGACCGCCTCGGCATGAGCGACTACGTCGACAGGAAGTTCGGCACCCTCTCCGAGGGCGAGCGCAAGCGCACCCTGATCTCCCGCGCCCTGATGGCCGACCCCGAGCTGCTCCTCCTCGACGAGCCCGCCGCCGGCCTCGACCTCGGCGGCCGCGAGGACCTCGTCCGCCGGCTCGGCCGCCTCGCCCGCGACCCGATCGCCCCCTCGATGCTCATGGTCACCCACCACGTCGAGGAGATCCCCCCGGGCTTCACCCACGTCCTGATGATCCGCCAGGGCAAGGTCCTCGCCGCCGGCCCGATGGAACTCGAACTCACCTCCCGCAACCTCTCCCTCTGCTTCGGCCTCCCGCTCGTCGTCGAACAGGTCGGCGACCGCTGGACC